Sequence from the Malaciobacter pacificus genome:
GTAAGTGATGAGGTTAAAGGTATTTGTGAAATGTTAGGTTTTGAAGCATCTAATTTAGCAAATGAAGGTACATTTGTACTAGCAATTGCAAAAGATGATGCACAAAAAGCAATTGATGTTTTAAAAAAATTCCCTGAAGCAACAAATGCTGCAATTATCGGTAAAGTTACAGATCAATATGAACAAAAAGTAGTTTTAAACTCAGCATGGGGAACAAAAAGATTTTTAGAAACACCAACTGGTGAATTACTTCCAAGAATTTGTTAAAGGTAAAAAATGCACGAATACTCAATAGTTCAATCTCTATTAGAATCTTGTGAAGAGCATGCAAAAGCAAATGATGCATCAAAAGTTACAAAAGTAGTAGTTAAAATTGGAGTTTTAAGTGGTGTAGAACCAGACTTACTTAAAACTGCTTTTGATACTTTTAAAGAACAAACAGTCTGTGATGGAGCAGATTTTGTAATGAATATACAAAAAGTACAAATACTCTGTCATGATTGTAGTAAAACTTCAACTTTAGATAAAAATGAATTTTCATGTCCATCTTGTAATAGTGTAAACGTAAAAGTTGAAGATGGTGAAGATATGTATTTAATGTCCCTTGAAATGCAGTAGTAATAGTATTATAATTTTATACTAAATACTG
This genomic interval carries:
- the hypA gene encoding hydrogenase/urease nickel incorporation protein HypA, which codes for MHEYSIVQSLLESCEEHAKANDASKVTKVVVKIGVLSGVEPDLLKTAFDTFKEQTVCDGADFVMNIQKVQILCHDCSKTSTLDKNEFSCPSCNSVNVKVEDGEDMYLMSLEMQ